One Bosea sp. 685 DNA segment encodes these proteins:
- a CDS encoding NAD(P)/FAD-dependent oxidoreductase, producing the protein MLQPSPFDVAIIGGGVVGCAVARHLTLAGAKVVLLEKATDILSGASKGNSAILHTGFDAPPDSLELACMQEGYQEYIDIRTRLRLPILETGAVVVAWTDDEIGRLDQIEQTARDNGISDVRRLDRNALQAREPHLSADALGSLLVPREHLIDPWSAPLAYLLQALANGAEIRRSTELLSGQFDGRGWRLSTSTGELAATTVVNCAGLYGDIVDERLTGQTHFTIKPRKGQFVVFDKAAARLLGTIILPIPSERTKGIVLTPTIFGNLLVGPTAEEQDERDRAEVDMATLESLKQKAEAILPALAGMPVTAIYAGLRPATERKEYRVRHDTERHLITIGGIRSTGLTAALGLARHVGRLWASGHTHSPIADPAWPAVPMLAEHEDRDWTRPGYGEIICHCEMVTRREIEAALDGPLPAGDIGGLKRRTRAGMGCCQGFNCSARLASLTEGRFPVPLAVGHCHDRAGHD; encoded by the coding sequence ATGCTTCAGCCCAGCCCTTTCGATGTGGCGATTATCGGCGGTGGCGTCGTCGGATGCGCCGTGGCGCGCCATCTCACCTTGGCGGGCGCGAAGGTCGTGCTGCTGGAAAAGGCGACGGATATCCTGTCCGGCGCCAGCAAGGGCAACAGCGCTATCCTGCACACCGGCTTCGACGCCCCGCCCGATAGCCTGGAGCTCGCCTGCATGCAGGAGGGCTACCAGGAATACATCGATATTCGCACGCGTTTGCGTCTCCCCATCCTGGAGACGGGAGCGGTCGTCGTTGCCTGGACCGATGACGAGATCGGCCGCCTCGACCAGATCGAGCAAACCGCGCGCGATAACGGCATCAGCGATGTCCGCAGGCTGGATCGCAACGCATTGCAGGCGCGCGAGCCGCATCTGTCGGCAGATGCGCTCGGCAGCCTGCTCGTGCCGCGCGAGCATCTGATCGATCCCTGGTCCGCGCCGCTGGCCTATCTGCTCCAAGCCCTGGCGAACGGCGCCGAGATCCGCCGCAGCACCGAATTGCTCTCGGGCCAGTTCGACGGGCGGGGCTGGCGACTGTCCACTTCGACGGGCGAGCTGGCGGCGACCACGGTGGTCAACTGCGCCGGGCTCTACGGTGACATCGTCGATGAGCGCCTGACCGGTCAGACGCATTTCACGATCAAGCCGCGAAAGGGGCAGTTCGTGGTCTTCGACAAGGCGGCGGCGCGCCTGCTCGGCACCATCATCCTCCCCATCCCGAGCGAGCGCACCAAGGGGATCGTGCTCACGCCGACGATCTTCGGCAACCTCCTGGTCGGCCCGACGGCGGAAGAGCAGGACGAGCGCGACCGGGCCGAGGTCGACATGGCGACGCTCGAAAGCTTGAAGCAGAAGGCCGAGGCGATCCTCCCCGCACTCGCCGGAATGCCGGTGACGGCGATCTATGCCGGGTTGAGGCCAGCCACGGAACGCAAGGAATATCGCGTCAGGCACGACACTGAGCGGCACCTGATCACGATCGGAGGCATACGCTCGACCGGGCTGACGGCAGCGCTGGGGCTTGCCCGCCATGTCGGCCGGCTCTGGGCGAGCGGCCATACGCACAGCCCGATCGCCGATCCAGCCTGGCCGGCAGTGCCCATGCTCGCGGAACATGAGGACCGCGATTGGACACGGCCGGGCTATGGCGAGATCATCTGCCATTGCGAGATGGTCACGCGGCGCGAGATCGAGGCGGCGCTCGACGGGCCCCTGCCCGCCGGCGACATCGGTGGCCTGAAGCGCCGCACCCGCGCCGGAATGGGCTGCTGCCAGGGCTTCAATTGCAGCGCGCGGCTGGCGAGCCTCACCGAGGGGCGTTTTCCCGTGCCCCTGGCCGTGGGACATTGCCATGATCGAGCTGGCCATGACTGA
- a CDS encoding FadR/GntR family transcriptional regulator has protein sequence MIQSGMLLEPPHSPPRSFEIVARQIAAMVQASYKIGQRLPAERDLAKMFGVSRPTIREAILSLAMAGMLKVRSNSGAYVISRHEAPEVQALQGFGPFENLEARQLIEPHIVTIAAQRASETILAQLAESLAMMRWEHAQGKEADTSDHRFHILLAEATGNGALVSICDSLWRGQIESRIWQEIHTYMRMEDYRPMWLKDHEDIYEAVRARNPRKASAAMVRHLNNIRNALMAASNVKAMARNSGPASPTDGVS, from the coding sequence ATGATTCAGTCCGGCATGCTCCTTGAACCCCCACATTCCCCGCCGCGGAGCTTCGAGATCGTGGCCCGGCAAATCGCCGCCATGGTCCAAGCCAGCTACAAGATCGGGCAGCGCCTGCCCGCCGAACGCGACCTGGCGAAGATGTTCGGCGTCTCCCGGCCGACGATCCGCGAGGCCATTTTGTCCCTGGCGATGGCCGGCATGCTGAAGGTACGCAGCAATAGCGGCGCCTATGTCATCAGCCGGCACGAGGCGCCGGAGGTGCAGGCCCTGCAGGGGTTCGGGCCGTTCGAGAATCTGGAGGCTCGCCAGCTCATCGAACCGCATATCGTCACGATCGCCGCCCAGCGCGCCTCGGAGACGATCCTCGCGCAGCTAGCGGAATCCCTGGCGATGATGCGCTGGGAGCATGCCCAGGGGAAAGAGGCCGACACCTCCGACCACCGCTTCCATATCCTGCTGGCCGAAGCAACCGGGAACGGCGCCCTGGTCTCGATCTGCGATTCCCTGTGGCGCGGACAGATCGAGTCCCGGATCTGGCAGGAAATCCACACCTACATGCGGATGGAGGATTACCGCCCGATGTGGCTCAAGGATCATGAGGACATCTACGAGGCCGTCCGGGCAAGGAATCCGCGGAAGGCGAGCGCCGCCATGGTCCGGCACCTGAACAACATCCGCAACGCCCTGATGGCCGCCTCCAACGTGAAGGCAATGGCCCGGAACAGCGGGCCCGCGAGCCCTACAGACGGCGTGAGCTAA
- a CDS encoding aspartate aminotransferase family protein has product MSNPKPNSAEARDVLFHLHSQTNPGLHAEIGPLIMERGEGVYVFDSHGKRYLEAMAGLWCTSLGFSEARLKAAAAAAYDKFGFYHSFNHKTPDLAIDLAEQLVALSPIPDAQAYFATSGSEATETMVKLAWVYHAARGRPAKRKIIARDRGFHGSTIVAASMCGLPRMHREYGLPLPGFLHTHCPDAYRVSLPGETEEAFTDRLAADLEAMILAEGPDTVAAFIAEPINAGGGIIVPPRGYFAKIEAVLRRHDILILADEVVCGFGRTGNWFGCQTVGMQPDMMALAKGLSSSYFPISAVLLGRPIRDALAEMNKAGELFGHGFTNSGHPVGAAVALETLRIYHEMDVVSHVREMGARLKAGLEAIAARSDIVGQVRGEGLMIGVELVADPLTRAAFEPALKVGAMFDAQALQNGLIIRAMGDTIGFCPPLIINAAEIDETLDLFARTLRTVEAQVQTHPSQIRPGQAAE; this is encoded by the coding sequence ATGTCGAACCCGAAGCCGAATTCGGCGGAAGCGCGGGACGTGCTGTTTCATCTGCACTCGCAGACCAACCCCGGGCTCCATGCAGAAATTGGGCCGCTGATCATGGAGCGCGGCGAGGGCGTCTATGTCTTCGACAGTCACGGCAAGCGCTATCTCGAGGCCATGGCCGGGCTCTGGTGCACGTCGCTTGGTTTCTCGGAGGCGCGACTGAAAGCGGCCGCGGCCGCCGCCTATGACAAGTTCGGCTTCTACCACAGCTTCAACCACAAGACGCCGGACCTCGCGATCGACCTGGCCGAACAGCTGGTTGCGCTGTCTCCGATACCTGATGCGCAGGCCTATTTCGCGACATCGGGCTCCGAAGCGACCGAGACGATGGTCAAGCTGGCCTGGGTCTATCATGCCGCACGCGGCAGGCCGGCGAAGCGCAAGATCATCGCGCGCGACCGGGGTTTCCACGGTTCGACCATCGTCGCGGCTTCCATGTGCGGTTTGCCGCGGATGCATCGCGAATACGGGCTGCCGCTGCCCGGCTTCCTGCATACGCATTGTCCCGATGCCTATCGCGTCTCCCTGCCCGGGGAGACGGAGGAGGCCTTCACCGACCGCCTGGCTGCCGATCTGGAGGCGATGATCCTGGCTGAGGGTCCCGACACCGTCGCCGCCTTCATCGCCGAGCCGATCAATGCCGGCGGTGGCATCATCGTGCCGCCCAGGGGCTATTTCGCGAAGATCGAGGCGGTGCTGCGCCGCCATGACATCCTGATCCTGGCCGACGAGGTGGTCTGCGGCTTCGGGCGCACCGGCAATTGGTTCGGTTGTCAGACCGTGGGTATGCAGCCCGATATGATGGCGCTCGCCAAGGGGCTGTCCTCCTCATACTTCCCGATCTCCGCCGTATTGCTCGGGCGGCCGATCCGGGACGCGCTGGCGGAGATGAACAAGGCGGGTGAGCTGTTTGGCCATGGCTTCACCAATTCCGGCCATCCGGTCGGTGCCGCCGTGGCGCTGGAGACGCTGCGCATCTACCACGAGATGGATGTCGTCTCGCATGTCCGGGAGATGGGCGCGCGGCTGAAGGCCGGGCTGGAGGCGATCGCCGCCCGCTCCGATATCGTGGGGCAGGTGCGCGGCGAAGGCTTGATGATCGGTGTCGAGCTCGTGGCCGATCCGTTGACCCGAGCCGCCTTCGAGCCGGCGCTCAAGGTCGGCGCGATGTTCGATGCGCAGGCGCTGCAGAACGGGCTGATCATTCGCGCGATGGGCGACACGATCGGCTTCTGCCCGCCGCTGATCATCAATGCCGCCGAGATCGACGAGACCCTGGACCTCTTCGCGCGCACGCTGCGTACGGTGGAAGCGCAAGTCCAAACCCACCCCAGCCAAATCCGCCCTGGCCAAGCCGCGGAGTAG
- a CDS encoding ABC transporter substrate-binding protein has protein sequence MRRRDLLRSTLGAGFSAALGYSLATPSIARAQAARTLRFVPQADAAILDPMITTGLVNRNHGFLVFDTLYGVNEQLQPQPQMVAGHVVEDDGKTWVMTLREGLKFHDNEPVRARDVVASLRRWASRDAFGNSLFNVVDEISAPDDRTVRWRLKKPFPMLPEALGKVGAIVAFIMPERLALTDSAMPVKELVGSGPFRFQADQHVPGARLVYSRFENYVPRPDGASSLLAGPKLAHFDRVEWQVIPDAATAAAALQQGEVDWWDQPIVDLLPTLRNNKALKVELLDPFGNVGVLRFNHTLPPFNNPAIRRAVLSALSQRDFMAAIAGDDQSLWRDKVGFFAPSSNMASEEGMQALNGPRDLAAARKAIQEAGYKGEKVLLMAPGDFPVIGAMSEVAADLFRKLGFDVDYVVMDWGSMLRRMGNRETPEKGGYNAFCTYSAGVTHLNPSAHNFLRGSGDKATFGWASSPKLEEQRDAWFGAPDAAAQQKIGVEMQRQAFIDVPYVPLGVFYQPTAYKKELTGILKGLPLFWNVSRS, from the coding sequence ATGCGCCGTCGAGACCTGCTTCGTTCTACGCTTGGCGCTGGTTTCAGCGCTGCTCTCGGATACTCCCTCGCAACGCCCTCGATCGCGCGGGCGCAAGCCGCGCGGACGCTGCGGTTCGTGCCGCAAGCCGATGCGGCGATCCTGGACCCGATGATCACCACCGGGCTGGTCAACCGCAATCACGGCTTCCTGGTGTTCGACACGTTATATGGCGTGAACGAGCAGCTTCAGCCCCAGCCGCAGATGGTCGCGGGCCATGTCGTGGAGGACGACGGCAAGACCTGGGTGATGACCCTGCGCGAAGGCCTGAAGTTCCACGACAACGAACCGGTGCGCGCACGCGACGTGGTCGCCAGCCTGCGCCGCTGGGCGTCCCGCGACGCCTTTGGCAATTCGCTGTTCAATGTGGTGGACGAGATTTCGGCGCCGGACGACCGCACCGTGCGCTGGCGCCTGAAGAAGCCGTTCCCCATGCTGCCGGAAGCGCTGGGCAAGGTCGGTGCGATCGTGGCCTTCATCATGCCGGAGCGGTTGGCCCTGACGGACAGCGCGATGCCGGTGAAGGAACTGGTCGGGAGCGGTCCCTTCCGTTTTCAGGCGGACCAGCATGTACCGGGTGCGCGGCTGGTCTATTCGCGTTTCGAGAATTATGTGCCTCGGCCGGATGGCGCATCCAGCCTGCTGGCCGGGCCGAAGCTGGCGCATTTCGACCGGGTCGAATGGCAGGTCATTCCGGACGCCGCGACTGCTGCAGCCGCCCTGCAGCAGGGCGAGGTGGATTGGTGGGACCAGCCGATCGTCGATCTGCTCCCGACGCTGCGGAACAACAAGGCGCTCAAGGTCGAGTTGCTGGATCCGTTCGGCAATGTCGGAGTGTTGCGCTTCAATCATACCTTGCCGCCCTTCAACAACCCGGCGATCCGGCGCGCGGTGCTGTCTGCCCTCAGCCAGCGCGATTTCATGGCCGCCATCGCCGGGGACGACCAGAGTCTGTGGCGCGACAAGGTCGGCTTCTTCGCGCCGAGCTCGAACATGGCGAGCGAGGAGGGCATGCAGGCGCTCAACGGCCCGCGTGATCTCGCGGCCGCCCGCAAGGCGATCCAGGAGGCCGGCTACAAGGGCGAGAAAGTGCTGCTGATGGCGCCGGGCGACTTCCCCGTCATCGGCGCGATGAGCGAGGTCGCCGCCGATCTGTTCCGCAAGCTGGGCTTCGATGTCGACTATGTGGTGATGGACTGGGGTTCGATGCTGCGCCGCATGGGGAACCGCGAGACACCGGAGAAAGGCGGCTACAACGCCTTCTGCACCTATTCGGCGGGCGTCACGCATCTGAACCCCTCGGCCCATAATTTTCTGCGCGGCAGCGGTGACAAGGCGACCTTCGGCTGGGCGTCCAGCCCGAAGCTCGAGGAGCAGCGGGATGCCTGGTTCGGCGCGCCGGATGCGGCGGCACAGCAGAAGATCGGCGTGGAGATGCAGCGTCAGGCCTTCATCGACGTGCCTTATGTGCCGCTCGGCGTGTTCTATCAGCCCACGGCCTACAAGAAGGAGCTGACCGGAATCTTGAAAGGCCTGCCCCTGTTCTGGAATGTCAGCCGCTCCTGA